The Candidatus Pelagibacter sp. IMCC9063 genome has a window encoding:
- a CDS encoding DUF4198 domain-containing protein, which produces MNHFLAKLTVVLLFSSISLTSSAHELWLEPEAFITQPNSKLNAHIKVGQKFNGDKFPYLRSETKSLKLFLEQKSITLQPRDGDYPAIQSLLEGSGLHVLSYESTPEKVDYKNFEIFKTFLKDEGIWNEWSAKNPDFINSDINETYTRYAKSLIQVGAKSGEDFNTGLLFELIALNNPYGSENKVDVLLLYKNKPFPNSQITIFNKTGNETTISKIRTNNDGKAIISLEKKGAFLISAVHFKKSEIKNADWHSLWASLTFKK; this is translated from the coding sequence ATGAACCATTTTCTAGCTAAATTAACTGTAGTCCTTTTATTTAGTTCTATCTCTCTAACCAGTTCTGCGCATGAACTATGGCTAGAACCTGAGGCTTTTATCACACAGCCTAATTCTAAACTAAATGCACATATTAAAGTTGGCCAAAAATTTAATGGGGACAAGTTTCCTTACCTTCGTTCTGAAACAAAAAGTCTAAAACTTTTTTTAGAACAAAAATCAATTACCCTACAACCTAGAGATGGAGATTATCCTGCTATTCAATCTTTATTAGAGGGATCTGGTTTGCATGTTCTTTCATATGAATCTACTCCAGAAAAAGTTGATTATAAAAATTTCGAAATATTTAAAACTTTCTTAAAAGATGAAGGAATTTGGAATGAGTGGAGTGCAAAAAATCCTGACTTTATTAATTCTGATATTAACGAAACCTACACAAGGTATGCAAAATCTCTTATTCAAGTTGGTGCTAAGTCGGGCGAAGATTTTAATACAGGTCTTCTTTTTGAATTAATTGCATTAAACAATCCTTATGGAAGTGAAAATAAAGTTGATGTTCTTTTGCTTTATAAAAACAAACCTTTTCCCAATTCACAAATTACTATTTTTAATAAAACCGGAAATGAAACTACAATTAGCAAAATCAGAACTAATAATGATGGCAAGGCAATTATTTCTCTTGAAAAAAAAGGAGCTTTTTTAATAAGCGCAGTACATTTTAAAAAATCAGAAATCAAAAATGCTGACTGGCATTCTTTGTGGGCCAGTTTAACCTTTAAAAAATAA
- a CDS encoding autotransporter domain-containing protein — MKFIFTTFFLIIFFSTKAVYSASFTFPSTLTTNTSDFVLLSETGTTPSVSGFSTDVLITITATAGFVKITTVTGLEQINGFCGYTADNSSSEPANCSNDNRTEIGFEGTQAEVNNALATLSFKGDGSTSSATISVSATPTGASYNPVNGHYYRAIAATDIEWDDARAAAKSDAQKFNGLRGYLVNITSAQENAWIKDKISTNAWTGGSDSGTERIWKWMDGPEAGQSYTCAIEPLLNSGGPGATISGCSEQSYLNWLVAAGGDREPNDYNRNDEHYMHVYGALDDDRRGKWNDFVIDNDAVDAYIIEYGGQGGTATAFGAASISITSTEATDNPFDVFDDKELVGIVEGQSESAKRFIYGSTYPVLERMEWYRTTKKNDNIKFQDLGIDIDTTNKDTYPYAKLLDAYLLKGKLLDVYLLKGDVDKEHKLSNKNIEKFISELPLSQYLKNEFGMVPRKWKIWSSGYFKKGKVKVKSGKVNQEFDSDALTIGIDKIIEKNTLFGIAIRLEDQDTDVGQLGTKINSDAKSATIYSSWHNNKSTFIDGLVGYGHIENDLTRIEQANTSNSLTGNRGVKQYFSSIKFNKIMDKDNSTSLLFGRFDYGISKFESFLESGNIQALRFEEQNLKNKSISIGALTKYKKKIKKGYFLPYGRIEFFENLTPDSDVKVSYISDPNTKYSYTVKEDYSNSIKLELGFDLNLIDSWYFSTSIRRLIRNNQDFENEFAFKVSKPF, encoded by the coding sequence ATGAAATTTATTTTTACTACCTTTTTTTTGATAATTTTTTTTAGTACCAAAGCAGTTTACTCTGCAAGTTTCACTTTTCCTTCAACTCTAACAACCAATACTTCAGATTTTGTATTACTTTCTGAAACTGGCACTACTCCTTCTGTAAGTGGTTTTTCTACAGATGTACTTATAACAATTACTGCAACAGCTGGTTTTGTAAAAATAACAACGGTTACGGGACTTGAGCAAATTAATGGATTTTGTGGTTATACGGCTGATAATTCTAGTTCTGAACCTGCTAATTGTTCAAATGATAATAGAACAGAGATTGGTTTTGAGGGAACTCAAGCAGAAGTTAATAATGCATTAGCTACACTTTCTTTTAAAGGTGATGGAAGCACCTCTAGTGCAACTATTTCGGTTTCTGCAACACCAACAGGCGCCTCTTACAATCCTGTTAATGGTCATTATTATAGAGCTATTGCAGCTACAGATATAGAATGGGATGATGCAAGAGCAGCTGCTAAAAGTGATGCACAAAAATTTAATGGGCTTAGGGGTTATTTAGTAAACATTACATCTGCACAAGAAAACGCATGGATAAAAGATAAAATTTCAACAAATGCATGGACTGGAGGATCTGATAGTGGAACTGAAAGAATATGGAAGTGGATGGATGGACCTGAAGCTGGCCAAAGTTATACTTGCGCAATCGAACCTCTTTTAAATTCTGGTGGACCAGGAGCCACAATCAGCGGATGTTCAGAACAAAGTTATTTAAATTGGCTTGTAGCCGCGGGTGGTGACCGTGAACCAAATGACTACAACAGAAATGATGAACATTATATGCACGTTTATGGAGCGTTAGATGACGATAGGAGAGGAAAGTGGAATGATTTTGTAATTGATAACGATGCAGTTGATGCCTATATTATTGAGTACGGCGGTCAGGGAGGTACAGCCACAGCTTTTGGAGCAGCATCAATATCCATAACATCTACAGAAGCTACGGATAACCCATTTGATGTTTTTGACGATAAAGAATTAGTCGGGATAGTTGAAGGACAATCAGAAAGTGCAAAAAGATTTATTTATGGATCAACTTATCCTGTTTTAGAAAGAATGGAGTGGTATCGAACCACCAAAAAAAATGACAATATTAAATTTCAAGATCTAGGTATAGATATTGATACAACAAACAAAGATACCTACCCCTATGCAAAATTATTAGATGCTTATCTTTTAAAAGGTAAATTATTAGACGTTTATCTTTTAAAAGGCGATGTCGACAAAGAGCATAAACTATCAAATAAAAATATTGAAAAATTTATAAGTGAGTTACCTCTTTCACAATATTTAAAAAATGAATTTGGAATGGTGCCTCGAAAATGGAAAATTTGGAGTTCAGGGTATTTTAAAAAGGGTAAAGTGAAAGTTAAATCAGGTAAGGTAAATCAAGAATTTGATTCAGATGCCTTAACAATTGGAATAGATAAAATAATAGAGAAAAATACTCTTTTTGGTATAGCCATTAGACTAGAAGATCAGGATACGGATGTAGGGCAATTGGGTACTAAAATTAATTCTGATGCAAAAAGTGCAACAATCTATTCTAGCTGGCATAACAATAAATCAACATTTATTGATGGTTTAGTTGGTTATGGACATATTGAGAATGATCTTACAAGAATTGAGCAAGCTAACACTTCCAACTCTTTAACGGGGAATAGAGGTGTTAAGCAATACTTTAGCTCAATAAAATTTAATAAAATAATGGACAAAGATAACTCTACATCATTATTATTTGGAAGATTTGATTATGGTATATCTAAATTTGAAAGTTTTTTAGAGTCAGGCAATATTCAAGCATTAAGATTTGAAGAACAAAATTTAAAAAATAAATCCATTTCAATTGGCGCTTTAACAAAATATAAAAAAAAAATTAAGAAAGGATATTTTTTACCATACGGAAGAATTGAGTTTTTTGAAAATTTAACTCCCGATTCAGATGTAAAAGTATCTTATATATCTGATCCCAACACTAAATATAGTTATACTGTAAAAGAAGACTATTCAAATTCTATAAAATTAGAGTTAGGCTTTGATTTAAATTTAATTGATAGTTGGTATTTTTCTACTTCAATAAGAAGATTGATTAGAAATAATCAAGACTTTGAAAATGAATTTGCATTTAAAGTAAGTAAACCATTTTAA